A window of the Catharus ustulatus isolate bCatUst1 chromosome 23, bCatUst1.pri.v2, whole genome shotgun sequence genome harbors these coding sequences:
- the RND2 gene encoding rho-related GTP-binding protein RhoN, whose translation MEGHLARCKIVVVGDTQCGKTALLHVFAKDCYPESYVPTVFENYTASFEIDKQRTELNMWDTSGSAYYDNVRPLAYPDSDAVLICFDISRPETLDSVLKKWQGETQEFCPNAKIVLVGCKLDMRTDLNTLRELSKQRLIPVTHEQGSALARQIGAVAYAECSSKVSENSVRDVFHVTTLASVNRVHKNLKRSNSKRGLKRASQMPGRTDLLSDTEIRKDRAKSCSIM comes from the exons ATGGAGGGGCACCTGGCGCGCTGCAAGATCGTGGTGGTGGGGGACACGCAGTGCGGCAAGACCGCGCTGCTGCACGTCTTCGCCAAGGACTGCTACCCCGAG AGCTACGTGCCCACCGTCTTCGAGAATTACACGGCCAGCTTCGAGATCGACAAGCAGCGCACGGAGCTCAACATGTGGGACACCTCAG gctCGGCCTACTACGACAACGTGCGGCCCTTGGCCTACCCCGACTCGGATGCGGTGCTCATCTGCTTTGACATCAGCCGGCCCGAGACCCTGGACAGTGTGCTCAAGAAG tggCAAGGGGAGACACAGGAGTTCTGCCCCAACGCCAAGATTGTGCTGGTGGGCTGCAAGCTGGACATGAGGACAGACCTCAACACCCTCCGGGAGCTCTCCAAGCAGCGCCTCATCCCTGTGACACATGAGCAG GGCAGTGCACTGGCACGGCAGATTGGGGCGGTGGCCTACGCAGAGTGCTCCTCCAAGGTGTCAGAGAACAGTGTGAGGGACGTGTTCCATGTGACCACGCTGGCCTCAGTCAACAGAGTGCACAAGAACTTGAAGCGCAGCAACTCCAAACGGGGACTGAAGCGGGCGTCACAGATGCCTGGCAGGACAGACTTACTGAGCGACACAGAGATCAGGAAAGACCGAGCCAAGAGCTGCTCCATCATGTGA